The following coding sequences are from one Streptococcus sp. NPS 308 window:
- a CDS encoding dihydroorotase: MLLIKNGRVMDPKSGLDQVCDVLVEDGKIVKIAPEIKEEGAELIDATGLVVAPGLVDIHVHFREPGQTHKEDIHTGALAAAAGGFTTVVMMANTSPTISDVETLQEVLQSAAKEQINVKTVATITKNFNGQDLTDFKALLEAGAVGFSDDGIPLESSKVVKEAMEEAKKLNTFISLHEEDPGLNGILGFNENIAKEHFHICGATGVAEYAMIARDVMIAYATKAHVHIQHLSKEESVKVVEFAQGLGAQVTAEVAPQHFSKTEALLLTQGSNAKMNPPLRLESDRRAVIEGLKSGVITVIATDHAPHHADEKNVEDITKAPSGMTGLETSLSLGLTYLVDAGELSLMELLEKMTVNPAKLYNFEAGYLAENGPADITIFDAKVDRLVDSHFASKAANSPFIGETLKGQVKYTICKGQIVYKN; this comes from the coding sequence ATGCTACTAATCAAAAATGGTCGTGTAATGGATCCCAAGTCTGGTTTGGATCAAGTCTGTGATGTTTTGGTCGAAGATGGAAAAATTGTCAAAATTGCGCCTGAAATTAAGGAAGAAGGAGCAGAGCTAATTGATGCTACTGGTCTAGTAGTTGCTCCTGGCTTGGTCGATATCCATGTTCATTTCCGTGAACCAGGTCAAACCCACAAGGAAGATATTCATACCGGTGCCCTAGCTGCAGCAGCGGGTGGTTTTACAACAGTTGTCATGATGGCTAATACCAGTCCAACCATTTCGGATGTAGAGACTCTTCAAGAAGTTCTCCAATCTGCTGCCAAGGAACAAATCAATGTCAAGACGGTTGCGACCATTACTAAGAATTTTAATGGCCAAGATTTGACTGACTTTAAGGCGCTTTTAGAAGCAGGTGCGGTTGGTTTCTCAGATGACGGTATTCCACTTGAAAGCAGCAAGGTGGTTAAGGAAGCCATGGAAGAAGCCAAAAAACTCAATACCTTTATCAGCCTTCACGAGGAAGATCCAGGTTTGAACGGCATTCTTGGGTTTAACGAAAATATTGCTAAAGAACATTTCCATATTTGTGGTGCGACAGGGGTGGCAGAATACGCCATGATTGCGCGTGATGTTATGATTGCCTATGCAACCAAGGCTCATGTTCATATCCAGCATTTGTCTAAGGAAGAAAGTGTCAAGGTAGTGGAATTCGCTCAAGGTTTGGGAGCACAAGTCACAGCAGAAGTAGCTCCACAGCATTTCTCTAAGACGGAAGCTCTCCTTTTGACACAAGGAAGCAATGCCAAAATGAATCCTCCGCTTCGTTTGGAATCAGACCGTCGAGCCGTTATCGAAGGTCTCAAGTCAGGTGTTATCACAGTTATCGCAACGGACCACGCGCCTCACCATGCAGATGAGAAAAATGTAGAAGATATCACCAAAGCGCCATCTGGTATGACTGGCTTAGAAACCTCTCTTTCTCTTGGTTTGACTTATTTAGTAGATGCTGGCGAGCTAAGCTTGATGGAATTGCTTGAAAAAATGACTGTTAATCCAGCCAAACTTTACAACTTTGAAGCAGGTTACTTGGCTGAGAATGGTCCAGCGGATATCACTATCTTTGACGCTAAGGTTGACCGCCTTGTGGACTCACACTTTGCTTCAAAAGCAGCTAATTCACCATTTATCGGTGAAACTTTAAAAGGGCAGGTCAAATATACTATCTGTAAGGGACAAATCGTTTACAAAAACTAG
- a CDS encoding uracil-DNA glycosylase, translating into MQHSSWHALIKEQLPEGYFGKINQFMEQVYAQGTVYPPKEKVFQALLTTPLEEVKVVILGQDPYHGPGQAQGLSFSVPDAIPAPPSLQNILKELADDIGVKASHDLTAWAEQGVLLLNACLTVPAGQANGHAGQIWEPFTDAVIRVVNNLDRPVVFVLWGAYARKKKSLVTNPKHLIIESAHPSPLSVYRGFWSSKPFSKANAFLRETGQEPIDWLR; encoded by the coding sequence ATGCAACACTCATCTTGGCATGCTTTGATTAAGGAGCAATTACCTGAGGGGTATTTCGGGAAAATCAATCAGTTTATGGAGCAGGTCTATGCGCAAGGAACTGTGTACCCACCTAAGGAAAAAGTTTTTCAGGCTCTCTTGACTACACCGCTTGAAGAGGTTAAGGTGGTGATTCTAGGGCAAGACCCCTATCACGGACCAGGTCAAGCGCAGGGCTTGAGTTTTTCGGTTCCAGATGCTATTCCAGCTCCGCCATCCTTGCAAAATATCTTGAAAGAATTAGCAGATGATATTGGAGTTAAAGCATCCCATGATTTGACAGCTTGGGCTGAGCAAGGAGTTTTACTTCTCAATGCTTGTTTGACCGTTCCTGCTGGTCAGGCAAACGGTCATGCTGGGCAGATTTGGGAGCCTTTTACGGATGCTGTGATTCGGGTGGTCAATAATCTAGACAGGCCTGTAGTTTTTGTACTCTGGGGAGCCTATGCACGCAAGAAGAAATCATTGGTGACAAATCCTAAGCATTTGATTATCGAATCAGCCCATCCAAGTCCTTTATCTGTTTACAGAGGATTTTGGAGTTCCAAACCTTTTTCCAAGGCCAATGCATTCTTAAGAGAGACAGGACAAGAGCCAATCGATTGGCTTAGATAA
- a CDS encoding NUDIX hydrolase: protein MPQLATICYIDNGKELLMLHRNKKPNDVHAGKWIGVGGKLERGETPQECAAREILEETGLKAKPVLKGVITFPEFTPDLDWYTYVFKVTEFEGELIDCNEGTLEWVPYDEVLSKPTWEGDHTFVEWLLEDKPFFSAKFVYDGDKLLDTQVDFYE from the coding sequence ATGCCTCAGTTAGCGACGATTTGCTACATTGATAACGGAAAAGAACTACTCATGCTCCATCGCAATAAAAAGCCCAATGATGTCCATGCTGGCAAATGGATTGGTGTGGGTGGTAAGCTAGAGCGAGGAGAGACGCCTCAGGAATGCGCGGCGCGTGAAATCCTCGAAGAAACAGGTCTAAAAGCCAAGCCTGTGCTAAAAGGCGTTATCACTTTTCCTGAATTTACGCCAGATTTAGACTGGTACACTTATGTTTTTAAGGTTACAGAGTTTGAGGGTGAGTTGATTGACTGCAATGAAGGAACCTTAGAATGGGTTCCCTATGATGAGGTCTTAAGCAAGCCGACTTGGGAAGGTGACCACACCTTTGTTGAGTGGCTCTTAGAGGATAAACCCTTCTTTTCAGCTAAGTTTGTTTATGATGGGGATAAATTGTTGGATACCCAAGTTGATTTCTATGAATAA